In Penicillium oxalicum strain HP7-1 chromosome VII, whole genome shotgun sequence, one DNA window encodes the following:
- a CDS encoding Transcriptional activator hacA translates to MEETTSLRELESLVTPEPEMPLTVSPSDTSLQTPAPGDEDKEDEKKPAKKRKSWGQELPVPKTNLPPRKRAKTEDEKEQRRIERVLRNRAAAQTSRERKRLEMEKLETEKIRMEQQNQFLLQRLAQMEAENNRLSQQVAQLSAEVRGSRSSTPIKASTPGPTTTNTVTMTTSSTSNPTSHTLTSSPTLTPTLFKQEGEDLTLERIPFPTPSTVNLEYSPTLKPSTLAEASPDVTQHPAAMLCPSDLQCPSVASKESESAPAGLSLSSTSNFQLTLATTLQLLFLTMTSVASSTTIFPLLQILHSLKTGSPLALSTAEIYQHFPLIHWLISTPSLSPSTATGPCFRMRLLTRLLACSPALARPLRDATGRALQLAVREQTLNPQGTRSASSEERPTWTSLLTMAWAIDSITSQSRRRRRALGAVSSQITPSSSSSLSAVKSRGIGKVHPRGIGRRRSYGKISHIHPHHQSRRSSWSSSSTGTGETSSVLFAKQS, encoded by the exons ATGGAAGAGACAACGTCACTTCGCGAGCTGGAGTCCCTGGTGACCCCAGAGCCCGAGATGCCGTTGACTGTCTCCCCCTCAGACACGTCATTACAAACACCGGCCCCCGGGGACGAGgacaaggaagatgagaagaagccggcgaagaagagaaagtcaTGGGGTCAGGAACTCCCAGTACCAAAGACCAACTTGCCTCCTAG GAAACGAGCTAAGACcgaagatgagaaggagcagcGTCGCATTGAGCGTGTGCTCCGGAATCGGGCTGCCGCGCAAACATCACGCGAGCGAAAGCGCctcgagatggagaagctggaaaCCGAGAAGATCCGCATGGAGCAACAAAATCAGTTCCTCCTGCAGCGCCTCGCGCAGATGGAAGCCGAGAACAACCGCCTGTCTCAACAGGTCGCTCAGCTCTCTGCCGAGGTGCGCGGCTCTCGCAGCAGCACCCCCATCAAGGCTAGCACCCCGGGcccaaccaccaccaacacaGTCACCATGACCACCTCCTCAACATCTAACCCGACATCTCACACCCTCACCTCCTCCCCGACTCTCACTCCCACTCTCTTCAAACAAGAAGGCGAAGACCTCACCTTGGAGCGCATTCCCTTCCCCACCCCTTCCACCGTCAACCTGGAATACTCCCCCACGCTCAAGCCCTCCACTCTGGCTGAGGCCTCCCCCGACGTGACACAACATCCTGCCGCGATGTTGTGCCCATCAGACCTGCAGTGTCCGTCGGTGGCCTCGAAGGAGTCGGAGTCAGCTCCGGCGGggctctccctctcttcgACCTCGAACTTTCAACTCACGCTGGCAACGACGTTGCAGCTCCTCTTTCTGACGATGACTTCCGTCGCCTCTTCGACAACGATCTTCCCGCTGCTTCAAATCCTTCATTCCCTGAAGACGGGTTCGCCTTTGGCGCTCTCGACGGCGGAGATCTATCAGCATTTCCCTTTGATTCATTGGTTGATTTCGACCCCGAGTCTGTCCCCCTCGACGGCGACCGGCCCGTGCTTTCGGATGAGACTGCTCACCCGACTGCTTGCATGCAGCCCAGCCTTGGCGCGTCCACTTCGCGATGCGACGGGCAGAGCATTGCAGCTAGCGGTTAGGGAGCAGACCCTCAACCCGCAAGGCACGCGGTCGGCCTCGTCTGAGGAGCGACCGACTTGGACCTCGTTGTTAACCATGGCATGGGCAATCGATAGTATCACCAGCCAGTCGCGACGACGCAGGCGAGCTCTGGGTGCAGTCTCATCGCAGATCActccatcgtcatcatcatccctGTCGGCTGTCAAGTCCCGCGGCATTGGTAAAGTTCATCCCCGGGGCATCGGCCGACGACGCAGTTACGGAAAGATTAGTCACATTCACCCCCATCATCAGAGCAGACGGAGTTCATGGAGTTCTTCTTCTACCGGGACCGGCGAGACGTCGTCGGTCCTTTTCGCGAAGCAATCATAA